In one Thermodesulfobium acidiphilum genomic region, the following are encoded:
- the rplT gene encoding 50S ribosomal protein L20, with product MRVKGGFVTRRRHKKVLKMTRGFRGSLHRLYRTANQHLLHALKYAFVDRRRKKREFRSLWIVRINAAVREYGLSYSKFMNALKKSGLDMDRKVLAQMALSYPEQFKKVVMKVKEM from the coding sequence ATGCGCGTTAAAGGTGGCTTTGTGACACGTAGACGTCACAAGAAAGTTTTGAAAATGACTAGAGGTTTTAGGGGTTCTTTACATAGATTATATAGAACCGCTAATCAGCACTTGTTGCATGCCCTAAAATATGCTTTTGTAGACAGAAGAAGAAAAAAGAGAGAGTTCAGGAGTTTGTGGATCGTAAGGATCAACGCAGCCGTTAGAGAATATGGTCTTTCGTATAGTAAATTTATGAATGCATTAAAAAAATCAGGACTTGATATGGACAGAAAGGTGCTGGCTCAAATGGCGCTGTCTTATCCTGAACAATTTAAGAAGGTAGTTATGAAAGTTAAGGAAATGTAA
- a CDS encoding TrmH family RNA methyltransferase: MNVDFASRSKIKELLRMKKSGQFIFFEGIHALEEALLANYVPEYILIKDTDTLEKKFFKVKILETFLEKLRFLVVKEDVIKRLSSESSPTGIISVGNLPQEKIFGPAPWIYLDKIQDPGNLGTILRGSLAFECGGIFLSEDSCNIYNPKVIRSSAGAFFKVPFKKKNFSDIVRDMDTSLKVFSFSPRAEKPFFSYSYDGSCLLVFGNEGKGISSEIEKLSYKTVYIPTQNVESLNVAMCVNIVLSFLYFKKINALILGEKL, from the coding sequence GTGAACGTAGACTTCGCATCACGGTCTAAGATAAAAGAATTGCTCAGAATGAAAAAGTCTGGGCAATTTATTTTTTTTGAAGGAATTCATGCGCTTGAAGAAGCTCTTTTGGCAAATTATGTTCCTGAATATATTCTTATAAAGGACACCGATACTCTGGAGAAAAAATTTTTTAAAGTTAAAATTTTAGAAACATTTCTTGAAAAGTTAAGATTTCTTGTAGTTAAAGAAGATGTGATTAAAAGGCTTTCGAGCGAGAGCTCCCCAACAGGAATTATTAGTGTAGGGAATTTACCTCAAGAGAAGATTTTTGGTCCTGCTCCATGGATTTATCTTGATAAAATTCAGGATCCTGGTAATCTTGGAACCATATTAAGAGGATCTCTTGCATTTGAGTGCGGGGGCATATTTTTATCTGAAGACTCGTGCAATATTTATAACCCAAAGGTTATAAGATCTTCTGCGGGGGCATTTTTTAAGGTTCCGTTTAAAAAGAAAAATTTTAGCGATATTGTTAGAGATATGGATACAAGTTTGAAGGTATTTTCTTTTTCTCCGAGAGCAGAGAAACCATTTTTTTCGTACAGTTACGATGGTAGCTGCCTGCTTGTCTTTGGCAATGAGGGCAAAGGAATTAGCAGTGAGATTGAGAAGCTGTCTTACAAAACAGTTTATATACCTACTCAAAACGTAGAATCCCTGAATGTGGCTATGTGTGTGAATATTGTTCTTTCATTTTTGTACTTTAAAAAAATAAATGCTTTAATTCTTGGTGAAAAGCTCTAA
- the panC gene encoding pantoate--beta-alanine ligase, whose product MRVFFDKKSLRKFLEEKRSTGKTISLVPTMGCLHDGHISLVRRARGMSGIVVVSIFVNPIQFGPNEDLDRYPRDLGSDLRLLDREGADAVFCPNSEEMYPEKQLCFVEVKDLQDRLCGLFRPGHFKGVCTVVAKLFNIVQPDFAHFGEKDFQQLVILRKMVKDLDFPIKIVPSPIVRDSDNLALSSRNLYLTPDERKIALNLSKELFWIKERIESGNYDIKILEDSKERLKEEGIKLDYLQAVNTENLVEKSDLTPPVAVLVAGWIGKVRLIDNIIVES is encoded by the coding sequence ATGAGAGTCTTTTTCGATAAGAAATCTTTAAGAAAATTCTTAGAAGAAAAGAGATCTACGGGTAAGACAATATCTCTGGTGCCAACAATGGGATGTTTGCATGATGGGCACATATCCTTAGTTAGGAGAGCAAGGGGGATGTCGGGAATTGTAGTAGTGTCAATTTTTGTTAATCCGATACAGTTTGGCCCGAACGAAGACCTGGATAGATATCCTAGAGATCTTGGCTCAGATCTCAGGCTTCTTGATAGAGAGGGAGCTGATGCGGTATTTTGTCCTAATTCTGAAGAGATGTATCCAGAAAAACAGCTTTGTTTTGTGGAAGTAAAGGACCTTCAGGACAGGCTTTGCGGCCTGTTCAGACCGGGCCACTTTAAAGGCGTTTGTACAGTAGTTGCCAAGCTTTTTAATATCGTTCAGCCTGATTTTGCCCACTTTGGTGAGAAGGACTTTCAACAACTGGTAATCTTGAGAAAGATGGTGAAAGACTTAGATTTTCCAATTAAAATTGTCCCATCGCCTATTGTAAGGGATAGCGATAATCTGGCATTAAGTTCGAGAAATTTATATTTAACTCCTGATGAAAGAAAAATTGCTTTGAATCTTAGTAAAGAACTTTTTTGGATAAAAGAAAGAATTGAATCGGGAAATTATGATATAAAAATTCTTGAAGATTCAAAGGAAAGACTTAAGGAAGAAGGGATAAAGTTAGACTATCTTCAGGCTGTCAATACAGAAAATCTTGTTGAAAAATCAGATCTAACCCCACCTGTAGCGGTTCTTGTAGCGGGTTGGATTGGAAAAGTTCGATTAATAGATAATATTATAGTTGAGTCATAA
- the infC gene encoding translation initiation factor IF-3: MNVISKEYAVNEEIQIYPSVRLIDVDGQQLGVQSTEEALRLARAKGSDLVLIAPHGSPPVARIMDYGKFRFEQSKKEKSQRKHQRQTVVKEVRLRPAIGENDLLTKAKAAQDFINEGNKVKLSVIFRGREMIHMNQGIDLVNRFFALLKNAVMEKLPEVESEKHLVAIIGPAKIKQKTEKKEG; the protein is encoded by the coding sequence GTGAATGTTATAAGTAAAGAATATGCCGTTAATGAGGAGATCCAGATCTATCCAAGCGTTAGACTGATAGATGTGGATGGACAGCAGCTAGGCGTTCAGTCTACAGAAGAAGCTCTTAGACTGGCAAGGGCAAAGGGTAGCGATCTGGTCCTAATTGCTCCTCATGGAAGCCCCCCAGTAGCAAGAATAATGGATTATGGGAAATTTAGGTTTGAGCAATCAAAAAAAGAAAAATCTCAAAGAAAACATCAGAGACAGACTGTTGTTAAAGAAGTTCGCTTAAGGCCTGCTATAGGCGAAAACGATCTTCTTACTAAGGCAAAAGCTGCACAAGACTTCATTAACGAGGGCAATAAGGTTAAGTTGAGCGTTATCTTTAGAGGACGTGAAATGATCCACATGAATCAGGGTATAGATCTTGTCAACAGATTTTTCGCTTTACTTAAAAATGCTGTTATGGAAAAACTTCCTGAGGTCGAAAGCGAGAAACACCTTGTAGCAATAATCGGCCCTGCTAAAATAAAGCAGAAAACAGAAAAAAAGGAGGGTTGA
- the nifV gene encoding homocitrate synthase, whose product MYLSLKDFVDKIFIVDTTLRDGEQTAGVVFANQEKIHIAKMLDEIGVNQIEVGIPAMGGAEKEAIKSIVNLGLKASIMAWNRAVIEDIKNSIDCGVDAVAISISTSDIHIKHKLKSSREDVLDSMSKAVEFAKSKGLYVSANAEDASRSEMDFLIKFAEKAKESGADRLRFCDTLGILDPFETFSKIKTIRDSVGIDIEMHTHNDFGMATANALAGVRGGARYVGVTVNGLGERAGNAALEEVVMALKIIHNIDLGFKTKKFIEICEYVANASSRQIPIWKTIVGANIFAHESGIHADGVLKNPTTYEAFSPDEVGLVRQIIIGKHSGSAAIRSKFNQFGIELSKEETKLILENVRNMSIQLKRPLFDKELMYIYNDVQKILNKKSNLAV is encoded by the coding sequence TTGTATCTATCTCTTAAAGATTTTGTTGATAAAATTTTTATCGTGGACACCACTCTCAGAGACGGAGAACAAACAGCAGGAGTCGTCTTTGCTAATCAAGAAAAGATTCATATTGCAAAGATGTTGGACGAAATAGGTGTTAACCAAATAGAAGTTGGAATACCCGCTATGGGCGGCGCAGAAAAAGAAGCTATAAAATCTATAGTCAATCTGGGGCTAAAGGCCTCAATAATGGCATGGAATAGAGCCGTTATTGAAGATATAAAAAATTCAATCGATTGCGGAGTAGATGCTGTAGCCATTTCTATATCTACATCAGACATACATATCAAACACAAATTAAAGTCTTCAAGGGAAGACGTTTTAGATTCTATGTCTAAAGCCGTAGAATTTGCGAAATCAAAGGGGCTTTATGTTTCTGCAAATGCAGAGGACGCGTCAAGATCAGAAATGGATTTCCTTATCAAATTCGCTGAAAAGGCAAAGGAGTCTGGTGCTGATAGGCTGAGGTTTTGCGATACATTAGGAATACTTGACCCATTTGAAACCTTCTCAAAAATCAAAACAATCCGCGATAGCGTAGGAATTGATATAGAGATGCACACACATAATGACTTCGGAATGGCTACCGCCAACGCTCTGGCAGGAGTAAGAGGCGGTGCAAGGTATGTAGGAGTAACCGTGAATGGACTGGGAGAAAGAGCAGGCAATGCTGCATTGGAAGAAGTTGTAATGGCCCTTAAAATAATACACAACATAGATCTGGGGTTCAAAACAAAGAAATTTATAGAAATATGCGAGTATGTAGCTAACGCATCATCAAGACAAATCCCAATATGGAAAACGATTGTTGGAGCTAACATTTTTGCCCATGAATCTGGTATACACGCCGATGGAGTGCTAAAAAATCCAACAACTTACGAAGCATTTTCACCTGATGAGGTTGGTCTCGTCAGACAAATTATAATAGGCAAGCACTCCGGGAGTGCCGCCATAAGGAGCAAATTTAATCAATTTGGTATAGAACTCAGCAAAGAAGAAACAAAATTGATACTCGAAAACGTAAGAAATATGTCTATCCAGTTAAAGAGACCACTTTTCGACAAAGAACTTATGTACATCTACAATGATGTCCAAAAGATTCTCAACAAAAAGTCCAATTTAGCAGTCTAG
- the rpmI gene encoding 50S ribosomal protein L35 — MPKMKTCRAAAKRFRVTGSGKIIRRQQNRSHLLFHKSPKRKRRLAKTLVVSSSDLPRLMSQLPYHSVN; from the coding sequence ATGCCTAAAATGAAAACTTGTAGAGCAGCAGCAAAGAGGTTTAGAGTGACGGGTTCTGGTAAAATAATAAGAAGACAGCAGAATAGGAGTCACCTCCTTTTTCATAAGAGCCCAAAGAGGAAGAGAAGACTTGCAAAGACGTTAGTAGTTTCGAGCTCCGATTTGCCAAGATTGATGTCTCAACTTCCATATCATAGTGTAAATTAG
- a CDS encoding ABC transporter ATP-binding protein: protein MLQVVDLWVSVEGKQVLKGVDFSMGYGDVYVLFGPNGAGKTSFMMSLMGFPKYKVEQGKIYFKGEDITNKDIYERAKLGIGLSFQRPPTVSGVSLERLIKLLSKNNGISDEEVENILESLKIKDHIKRYINDGFSGGEMKRSEILQLMLQKPEFVLIDEPESGVDMENISLVGHAINHLLGKDKVRSPKRSALIITHTGYILDFVNADKGYIFINGRIICTGNPRDMLNEIKRNGYKGCQVCQ, encoded by the coding sequence ATGCTGCAGGTAGTAGATTTATGGGTATCTGTAGAGGGTAAGCAGGTATTAAAAGGCGTAGACTTTTCTATGGGATACGGAGACGTATATGTTCTCTTTGGTCCAAATGGTGCAGGCAAGACGTCTTTTATGATGTCTTTGATGGGATTTCCAAAATATAAAGTAGAACAGGGTAAGATTTATTTTAAAGGAGAGGATATTACAAATAAAGACATATATGAGAGGGCGAAATTAGGTATAGGCCTTTCATTTCAAAGGCCACCAACGGTGAGCGGAGTTAGCCTTGAGAGGTTAATAAAGTTGCTTAGCAAGAATAATGGTATATCTGATGAAGAAGTTGAAAACATATTGGAGAGCTTGAAAATTAAAGATCACATAAAAAGATACATTAACGATGGGTTTTCTGGTGGAGAAATGAAGAGGTCCGAAATATTACAACTTATGCTTCAGAAACCTGAATTTGTGCTTATAGATGAGCCCGAATCAGGTGTAGACATGGAAAACATATCACTTGTAGGACATGCAATTAATCATCTGTTAGGTAAAGATAAGGTGAGAAGTCCAAAAAGAAGTGCCCTAATAATAACGCATACTGGATACATCCTGGATTTTGTAAACGCTGATAAAGGGTATATATTTATAAACGGGAGAATAATATGTACAGGCAATCCCAGGGATATGCTGAACGAGATTAAAAGAAATGGCTATAAGGGGTGTCAGGTATGCCAATAA
- a CDS encoding carbon starvation CstA family protein has translation MKATSIFGIVLLLIVAVLALISVLSVPSAILLLIFGFAVWTIGYRYYSAFIAAKVMCLDAGAETPACRVNDGRDFVPTNKYVLFGHQFAAISGAGPLIGPVLAAQFGFMPGLLWLVIGSALAGAVHDFVVLVASTRRGACSLADIARQEISSPTGKILSLATFLILVLAMAGLSIAVVNALKSSSWGVITVGLTIPIAFIMAFWMYVFRPGKVLEASLIGVVLLFVVTWVGGLVPPQSELGRMLTLNENTVKIILPTYAFIASVLPVWMLLLPRDYLSSYMKIGVAVAIAICVFIVHPNLQMPAFTKFDAGGGPIIPGPLFPYLFITIACGAISGFHALVGSGTTPKMLSCETDARFIGYGAMLMESFVGVLALIAACVLPQGDYFAINTPPAVFEKLGMVANQVPVLSAMVHENLAGRPGGAVSLAAGVAYITEQVPFLSGMMAYWYHFIIMFEAMFILSAIDAGTRVGRYLLQEFFGYFVPQFRDMHWNFGIISTGFLVSFFWGYLLYSGSVSTIWPIFGATNQLLATFALIISTTEILRRTGKFSYAMVTLLPGAFMTVITFLACWLNFSNIYLPLAMKGNFAMGINAFLSLLLLAMGIWLILDSVRIWSNILSGRKAKSTV, from the coding sequence GTGAAAGCCACATCTATTTTTGGGATTGTCCTACTTTTAATTGTTGCAGTCTTAGCTTTGATCTCTGTTTTAAGCGTACCAAGTGCAATATTGCTTTTGATTTTCGGATTTGCTGTTTGGACTATTGGTTATCGTTATTATAGTGCCTTTATTGCTGCAAAGGTAATGTGTTTGGACGCAGGTGCTGAAACTCCTGCATGCAGAGTTAACGATGGAAGAGATTTCGTTCCTACTAACAAGTATGTCTTGTTTGGCCATCAATTTGCTGCCATATCGGGTGCCGGACCACTTATTGGTCCTGTATTGGCAGCTCAATTTGGTTTTATGCCAGGACTACTCTGGCTTGTCATTGGATCAGCTCTTGCTGGCGCGGTACATGACTTTGTAGTATTAGTAGCATCTACAAGAAGGGGTGCGTGTTCTCTTGCTGATATCGCAAGACAGGAAATTTCTTCTCCTACAGGAAAGATTTTGTCTTTAGCTACCTTTCTAATTCTTGTTCTTGCAATGGCTGGCCTTTCTATAGCGGTGGTAAACGCTTTAAAGAGCTCTTCTTGGGGTGTGATTACTGTAGGCCTAACTATTCCAATTGCTTTTATAATGGCCTTCTGGATGTATGTCTTTCGACCGGGCAAAGTTTTGGAGGCTAGCCTCATAGGTGTGGTTCTTTTGTTTGTCGTTACCTGGGTTGGTGGTTTAGTTCCGCCACAATCAGAGCTTGGGAGGATGCTAACCCTTAATGAGAATACTGTAAAAATTATTTTGCCTACTTATGCCTTTATAGCATCTGTCCTGCCTGTTTGGATGCTCCTTCTTCCTAGAGACTATCTATCTTCATATATGAAGATAGGTGTAGCGGTTGCAATTGCAATATGCGTTTTTATAGTTCACCCAAATCTTCAAATGCCAGCTTTTACTAAATTTGATGCAGGCGGCGGCCCGATTATTCCTGGCCCGCTTTTCCCATATTTGTTTATAACAATTGCCTGCGGTGCCATATCTGGTTTTCACGCTCTGGTAGGTTCTGGCACTACTCCAAAGATGTTAAGTTGTGAAACTGATGCAAGGTTTATAGGTTATGGGGCAATGCTAATGGAAAGTTTTGTAGGAGTTCTTGCTCTGATTGCAGCTTGTGTTCTTCCTCAGGGTGATTATTTTGCGATCAATACGCCACCCGCAGTCTTCGAAAAATTGGGTATGGTAGCTAATCAGGTGCCTGTGCTCTCTGCTATGGTTCACGAAAATCTTGCAGGAAGACCCGGTGGTGCAGTTTCTCTTGCTGCTGGCGTAGCTTATATAACTGAACAAGTGCCTTTTCTTTCTGGTATGATGGCATATTGGTATCACTTTATAATAATGTTTGAGGCAATGTTTATTTTGTCTGCTATTGATGCCGGAACAAGAGTCGGTAGGTATCTTTTACAGGAATTTTTCGGGTATTTTGTTCCTCAATTTAGGGATATGCACTGGAATTTTGGTATAATATCAACAGGTTTTTTGGTTTCCTTTTTCTGGGGTTATCTTTTATACTCTGGCAGTGTTTCCACTATATGGCCAATTTTCGGCGCTACCAATCAGCTTCTTGCAACCTTTGCTCTCATAATATCTACTACCGAGATATTAAGAAGAACTGGCAAATTTTCTTATGCAATGGTTACCCTTTTGCCAGGTGCATTTATGACTGTTATAACATTTTTGGCCTGCTGGCTTAACTTTAGCAACATATATTTGCCTCTTGCAATGAAGGGAAACTTTGCCATGGGAATAAATGCGTTTCTTTCACTTTTACTATTGGCCATGGGAATATGGCTGATTTTAGATTCTGTAAGAATCTGGTCAAATATTTTATCCGGCAGGAAGGCAAAGAGCACAGTATAA
- a CDS encoding GDP-mannose 4,6-dehydratase: MTKIVVTGAAGFIGSHIVDYWIEKGHKVLSIDDLSSGNVDNLNPKSLFFKGNICSERTFKKILEFSPDVICHQAAQISVPYSVTHPYIDAKINILGTIRMLECASKLKAKFLFASTGGAIYGEIKDMANEDTQPSITSFYALSKLTSENYIKLMSQRSGFKYVILRYSNVYGPRQVPHGEAGVVSIFLENLINKRKSTINIFPEDTEGMIRDYVFVKDVVIANDLALELDECGTFNISTGIPTKTKKIFSLILDSLKKYGIEIPVNISVPDYANARPGDLRRSLLDFTKAKKVLKWEPTVDLREGIDLTVQWFLKRRGQVKT; encoded by the coding sequence TTGACAAAGATTGTCGTTACTGGCGCGGCAGGGTTTATTGGTTCACATATTGTAGATTATTGGATAGAAAAAGGACATAAAGTATTATCAATTGACGATTTGTCAAGTGGCAATGTTGATAACCTTAACCCAAAGAGTTTATTTTTCAAGGGGAATATATGTTCTGAAAGAACTTTTAAAAAGATTTTGGAATTTTCTCCTGATGTGATTTGTCATCAGGCAGCTCAGATATCAGTGCCTTACTCGGTAACTCATCCTTACATTGATGCAAAAATAAATATACTTGGTACTATAAGAATGCTTGAGTGCGCTTCGAAATTAAAGGCAAAATTTTTGTTCGCATCAACTGGAGGGGCAATATATGGTGAAATAAAGGATATGGCAAATGAGGATACACAGCCTTCTATTACATCTTTTTATGCCCTGTCAAAATTAACTTCAGAAAATTATATAAAGCTTATGTCTCAAAGATCTGGATTTAAATATGTTATTTTGAGGTACTCTAACGTGTATGGTCCTCGTCAGGTTCCTCACGGGGAAGCAGGGGTTGTATCTATATTTCTTGAAAACTTGATTAACAAGAGAAAATCTACTATAAATATTTTTCCAGAAGATACCGAAGGGATGATTAGAGATTATGTCTTTGTAAAGGATGTGGTAATTGCAAATGACCTTGCCCTTGAGCTGGATGAGTGTGGAACTTTTAACATATCGACTGGCATACCCACCAAGACAAAAAAAATTTTTTCTTTAATTTTGGATTCTTTGAAAAAATACGGAATAGAAATACCTGTAAACATTTCTGTGCCAGATTATGCTAATGCCAGGCCAGGAGATCTTAGGAGAAGTTTGCTAGATTTTACTAAGGCAAAAAAAGTTCTTAAGTGGGAGCCAACAGTAGATCTAAGAGAGGGAATAGATCTTACTGTACAATGGTTTCTTAAAAGAAGAGGCCAGGTAAAAACCTGA
- a CDS encoding WecB/TagA/CpsF family glycosyltransferase has translation MNSFNAMRKFLFDKVPVDIVSFEEILNLFEKRLVKNLGLRIITLNPEMVMYSMKKNDSSSVMLETFNKADLVVPDGIGIAIFLNTKRMSGIDLIPHFLEICKRHNKGVYLIGSTDEVVKSLSEKLLKTGINVSGYENGYFTDFKPSIERIISSGATFVMAAMGFPKQEIFLNELFKVKNDIIGIGVGGSFDVLSGKKKRAPEIFRNFGLEWLYRLLSEPARLKRMLVLPKFALLAFFWRMKKFGE, from the coding sequence TTGAATTCATTTAACGCTATGCGAAAATTTTTATTTGACAAAGTGCCGGTAGATATTGTTAGTTTTGAAGAAATACTAAATCTTTTTGAAAAAAGGCTTGTTAAAAATTTAGGCCTTAGAATTATAACCCTTAATCCAGAGATGGTTATGTATTCTATGAAAAAGAATGATAGCTCAAGTGTTATGCTTGAAACCTTTAATAAGGCAGACCTTGTGGTTCCTGATGGAATAGGGATTGCTATTTTTTTAAACACAAAAAGAATGAGTGGAATAGATCTTATTCCACATTTTTTAGAGATATGCAAAAGGCACAATAAAGGAGTTTATTTAATAGGTTCCACAGATGAAGTAGTCAAATCGCTAAGCGAAAAGTTACTAAAAACGGGCATAAACGTATCGGGTTATGAAAACGGTTATTTTACTGACTTTAAGCCGTCTATAGAGAGGATTATCTCATCTGGCGCAACTTTTGTAATGGCTGCTATGGGTTTCCCAAAACAAGAGATTTTCTTAAATGAACTCTTTAAAGTTAAGAACGATATAATTGGTATTGGAGTAGGAGGTTCTTTTGATGTTTTATCTGGTAAGAAGAAAAGAGCGCCAGAAATATTTAGAAATTTTGGGCTTGAATGGTTATACAGGCTGCTTAGTGAGCCTGCAAGGTTGAAAAGAATGCTTGTTTTGCCTAAATTTGCTTTGCTTGCGTTTTTCTGGAGAATGAAAAAATTTGGAGAATGA
- a CDS encoding polysaccharide pyruvyl transferase family protein produces MDFLIGYFGAGNVGDDAILQAYLLKNKNAVKILWNSKKSALNHVEKESLFDVLKNIFLADRIIFPGGGIIQDRTSFFSLLFYTGIVFIASLLKKRIYMLSQSLGPIERSRSKFFVKALNNVEVLALRDPISISLAKRLRLRSDIIKEVSDITLTIDFVLPKKEKIFGINLRNCEESSRAVQELVIFSERLKSEGFLIRGVAFDKEDERFLKSLPIKFDEIFYGNFINSFRSVAQCEMFVATRFHSAAFCVKSLTPFVAIDYDPKVRGFMRQVGLEKYCYKSPSFEELLEFYNNKKFIEKQISMRIGELEKLAYKNFEFI; encoded by the coding sequence ATGGATTTTTTGATTGGTTATTTTGGCGCTGGTAATGTAGGAGACGATGCAATACTTCAGGCATACCTTCTGAAAAACAAAAATGCAGTTAAGATCCTCTGGAACTCTAAAAAATCGGCTTTAAACCACGTAGAGAAAGAAAGTTTATTTGATGTTCTTAAAAATATTTTTCTGGCAGATAGAATAATATTTCCTGGTGGGGGTATTATTCAGGACAGGACCAGTTTTTTTAGCCTTCTTTTTTATACTGGGATAGTTTTTATTGCAAGTTTGTTAAAAAAAAGAATTTACATGTTGTCTCAATCACTGGGCCCCATAGAGCGTAGTAGATCAAAATTTTTTGTTAAGGCGCTTAACAACGTTGAAGTTTTAGCCCTCAGAGATCCTATTTCCATTTCTCTAGCAAAAAGGCTAAGACTGAGAAGCGATATTATTAAAGAAGTTTCTGACATCACTTTGACCATAGATTTCGTACTGCCGAAAAAAGAAAAAATCTTTGGAATCAACCTTAGAAATTGCGAAGAATCTTCACGAGCAGTTCAAGAACTGGTAATCTTTTCTGAGAGATTGAAAAGCGAAGGCTTTTTAATAAGAGGCGTAGCTTTTGATAAAGAAGATGAGAGGTTTCTAAAAAGTTTACCTATAAAGTTCGATGAAATTTTTTATGGTAATTTCATAAACTCATTCAGATCGGTTGCGCAATGTGAGATGTTTGTTGCTACCAGATTTCACAGTGCAGCCTTTTGTGTAAAGTCTTTAACGCCTTTTGTTGCGATCGATTATGACCCTAAAGTTAGAGGTTTTATGAGGCAGGTTGGTTTAGAAAAATATTGTTATAAATCGCCTTCTTTTGAAGAACTTTTAGAATTTTATAATAATAAAAAGTTTATAGAAAAGCAGATTTCCATGAGAATAGGTGAACTTGAAAAATTAGCATACAAAAATTTTGAATTCATTTAA
- a CDS encoding SufB/SufD family protein, protein MPISEKRLSEIISLANAAREKKAVFGPDVDLERFKELVERDRVESLASLKAQTMEAAIMSGMDIKEETRSGSFFQLNHSVIYESLNEKYKDQLQIMSTDDALSKFDWIEDYFWRVVKPDQDKYTAAVALNPTHGYFMRVFPNQHVEYPLQACLLIDEGNISQNVHNIIIVEEGASLNVITGCSLSKNDAEGIHLGISEFYVKKGASLTFTMIHNWADNFDVRPRTGVYLEEDARYVNNYILLKPVKSIQSAPNVYLAGENATAQFNNVIYGLGNSYIDLGSKMYLDAPNTRAESIARTIAADKSVIYSRGDMIARTKDFCMAHLDCRGIVFSKEATMYAIPALVSEGSVKAHLSHEASIGPISQEQVEYLMSRGIEKDDAVSLITTGFLNLNIPYIPAFINNKIKDIINATAKDAL, encoded by the coding sequence ATGCCAATAAGTGAAAAAAGGCTCTCTGAAATAATATCTCTTGCCAATGCTGCCAGAGAAAAAAAGGCTGTTTTCGGTCCTGATGTGGATCTTGAGAGATTTAAGGAATTAGTGGAAAGAGATAGGGTTGAAAGCCTGGCTTCTTTAAAGGCTCAAACTATGGAAGCCGCTATTATGAGCGGAATGGACATAAAGGAAGAGACAAGAAGTGGCTCCTTTTTTCAGTTAAATCACAGCGTTATATATGAAAGCCTTAACGAGAAGTATAAAGATCAACTTCAAATAATGAGCACTGATGATGCACTTAGTAAGTTTGATTGGATAGAAGATTATTTCTGGAGGGTGGTCAAACCAGATCAGGATAAGTACACTGCAGCAGTGGCCCTTAACCCTACACATGGTTATTTTATGAGAGTGTTTCCTAATCAACACGTAGAATATCCTTTGCAGGCGTGTCTTCTTATAGATGAGGGAAACATTAGTCAAAATGTTCACAACATAATAATAGTAGAAGAAGGTGCGTCTCTTAACGTTATTACAGGGTGTTCTCTATCGAAAAATGATGCCGAAGGAATTCACCTTGGGATTAGTGAGTTTTACGTAAAGAAGGGTGCAAGTCTAACCTTTACGATGATACACAACTGGGCAGATAATTTTGATGTTAGACCAAGAACAGGAGTGTATCTCGAAGAAGACGCTAGATACGTTAACAATTATATTCTTTTAAAGCCTGTAAAGTCTATTCAGTCTGCGCCAAATGTATATCTTGCAGGGGAAAATGCTACAGCACAGTTTAATAACGTGATATATGGTCTTGGAAATTCTTATATTGATCTCGGATCAAAGATGTATTTGGATGCTCCAAATACTCGCGCAGAATCTATTGCAAGGACTATTGCTGCAGATAAAAGCGTGATATATTCAAGAGGAGATATGATAGCAAGGACAAAAGATTTTTGTATGGCACATCTTGACTGTAGAGGGATAGTTTTTTCTAAGGAAGCCACGATGTATGCAATTCCTGCTCTTGTCTCAGAGGGATCTGTAAAGGCACATCTCTCTCATGAGGCATCGATTGGTCCTATTTCTCAAGAGCAAGTAGAATATTTGATGAGTAGGGGTATAGAAAAAGACGATGCCGTGTCGTTGATTACCACGGGTTTTTTGAACTTAAACATTCCATATATCCCTGCATTTATCAACAATAAGATTAAAGATATTATAAACGCCACTGCAAAGGATGCCCTGTGA